One stretch of Fictibacillus sp. b24 DNA includes these proteins:
- a CDS encoding peptidyl-prolyl cis-trans isomerase has protein sequence MEFIVALKGKVNYPLTLDPSVWIFDDRKEDLNTLFESDKSTESEQEKYLKEVSAHWDRELQEGAIPPSEQEKKKPKTTLKETLLTGSFAMSLSYFIYNAQPNPDAEKVIIESGDGNVEITLKEAQNGYFAFSNNGKPLKEDGPVHFYFADGRNKENPIKYISAITIL, from the coding sequence ATGGAATTCATCGTTGCCCTAAAAGGGAAAGTAAACTATCCCCTTACATTAGATCCAAGTGTTTGGATTTTTGATGATAGAAAAGAGGATTTAAACACATTATTTGAATCAGATAAATCAACGGAAAGTGAACAGGAAAAATATTTAAAAGAGGTTTCTGCTCATTGGGATAGAGAGTTACAAGAAGGTGCCATCCCACCTTCTGAACAAGAAAAAAAGAAACCGAAAACCACGTTAAAAGAAACGCTTTTGACAGGATCTTTCGCTATGTCTCTCTCATATTTTATCTATAATGCACAACCGAACCCTGACGCAGAGAAAGTTATCATTGAGTCAGGGGACGGTAACGTTGAAATCACACTTAAGGAAGCACAAAACGGATATTTTGCTTTTTCAAATAACGGTAAGCCGTTAAAAGAAGATGGACCGGTACATTTTTATTTTGCCGATGGACGAAACAAAGAAAATCCCATCAAGTATATTTCTGCCATCACAATTTTATAA
- a CDS encoding YlaI family protein → MRVKCVLCDTIEVIENECSLAKKLRNRPIHTFMCDPCRERITRKTAQRESTGNFNLYRSPDTNNDW, encoded by the coding sequence ATGCGTGTAAAATGCGTATTATGCGATACTATAGAAGTCATTGAAAACGAATGCTCACTTGCAAAAAAATTAAGAAACCGACCTATACACACGTTCATGTGCGATCCATGCAGAGAACGAATAACAAGGAAAACTGCCCAGCGTGAATCAACAGGTAATTTTAATTTATACCGAAGCCCGGACACAAATAATGATTGGTAA
- a CDS encoding YlaN family protein gives MATGHRERAFELLKADADKILKLIEVQMENLTMPQCPLYEEVLDTQMFGLSREIDFAVRLNLVEEDAGKKLLESLEKQLTALHDASMKK, from the coding sequence ATGGCAACTGGACATCGGGAAAGGGCATTTGAACTCTTAAAAGCAGATGCAGATAAAATCCTGAAACTAATTGAAGTTCAAATGGAAAACTTAACAATGCCACAATGTCCCCTCTATGAGGAAGTATTGGATACGCAAATGTTTGGTTTATCCCGTGAGATAGATTTTGCAGTCCGTTTAAACTTGGTCGAAGAAGATGCAGGCAAGAAGTTATTAGAGTCGCTCGAAAAGCAGCTTACTGCTTTGCACGATGCATCAATGAAAAAATGA
- the pyc gene encoding pyruvate carboxylase, translating into MSRKISKVLVANRGEIAIRIFRACTELDIRTVAIYSKEDTGSYHRYKADEAYLVGEGKKPIDAYLDIEGIIEIAKTNGVDGIHPGYGFLSENKEFAERCREEGIVFIGPDEKHLDMFGDKVKARQTAIDANIPVIPGSDGPVNSLSEVKDFADENGFPIIIKASMGGGGRGMRIVRSENSLAESYDRAKSEAKAAFGKDEVYVEKFVENPKHIEVQILGDHEGNLVHLYERDCSVQRRHQKVVEVAPSVSLTDELRHEICESAVSLMEHVGYINAGTVEYLVTPDGKFYFIEVNPRVQVEHTITEMVTGIDIVQSQIMIAQGFSLHGKEIGIPKQEDIYCHGYAIQSRVTTEDPSNQFMPDTGKIMAYRSGGGFGVRLDAGNGFQGAIITPFYDSLLVKVSTWALSYEQAASKMLRNLKEFRIRGIKTNIAFLENVVTHQKFLSGDYDTSFIDTSSELFVFPKRKDRGTKMLSYIGATTINGFPGLQKQEKPFFDKPRIPKFKLSEPIPNGTKQLLDAEGPEAVARWVKDQKKLLLTDTTFRDGHQSLLATRVRTNDLLHIAEPTARLWPDMFSLEMWGGATFDVSYRFLNEDPWDRLIKLREKAPNVLFQMLLRASNAVGYKNYPDNVVEEFVKKSAMAGIDVFRIFDSLNWVEGMKVAIRAVRETGKIAEAAICYTGDILDPSRTKYDLNYYVNLAKELEAEGAHILAIKDMAGLLKPQAAYDLVSALKQSIDIPIHLHTHDTSGNGIYTYAKAAEAGVDIVDVAVSSMAGQTSQPSANSLYYALAGNERQPDLNIDHAKQLSSYWEDIRKYYSGFESGMPAPDPEVYEHEMPGGQFSNLQQQAKAVGLGDRWDEVKQMYRRVNDMFGDVVKVTPSSKVVGDMALYMVQNNLTEDDVYDRGESLDFPDSVVEFFQGYLGQPYEGFPRELQRIVLKGREPLTVRPGELLEAADFNDIKETLFHKINRQVTSFDVLAYALYPKVFLDREKMYSQFGDISVLDTPTFFYGMKLGEEIEVEIEQGKTLIVKLVSIGEAQTDGSRVLYFELNGQSREIVVIDESAKVTVSAKQKVDHSNPSQIGASMPGTVIKVLVEKGEKVKKGDHLMITEAMKMETTVQAPFDGTVKEISVQNGEGIAAGDLLIELIK; encoded by the coding sequence ATGAGCAGAAAAATCAGCAAAGTCTTAGTAGCAAACAGAGGAGAAATCGCAATCCGAATTTTCAGAGCCTGTACAGAACTGGATATTCGAACAGTAGCTATTTACTCAAAGGAAGATACGGGTTCTTATCACCGCTATAAAGCGGATGAAGCTTATCTAGTTGGTGAAGGAAAAAAACCAATAGATGCCTATCTTGATATTGAGGGTATTATCGAAATTGCTAAAACAAACGGTGTTGACGGTATTCATCCAGGTTACGGTTTTCTATCCGAAAACAAAGAATTTGCTGAACGCTGCCGTGAAGAAGGTATTGTTTTTATCGGGCCAGATGAAAAACATCTAGATATGTTCGGAGATAAAGTAAAAGCAAGACAGACTGCCATTGATGCAAACATTCCAGTTATACCTGGAAGTGATGGTCCAGTAAACAGCCTGTCTGAAGTAAAAGATTTTGCAGACGAAAATGGTTTTCCAATCATTATTAAAGCTTCTATGGGTGGCGGTGGACGCGGAATGCGCATCGTCAGAAGTGAGAACTCGTTAGCAGAAAGCTATGACCGTGCCAAATCGGAGGCGAAAGCAGCGTTTGGCAAGGATGAAGTTTATGTTGAGAAATTTGTTGAGAACCCTAAACATATTGAGGTTCAAATCCTTGGAGATCATGAAGGGAACCTTGTCCATTTATATGAGCGCGATTGCTCTGTACAAAGAAGGCATCAAAAGGTTGTAGAAGTAGCGCCAAGTGTTTCTTTAACCGACGAACTGCGTCATGAGATTTGTGAATCAGCGGTCTCACTAATGGAGCATGTCGGTTATATCAATGCTGGAACAGTCGAGTATCTTGTTACACCAGACGGCAAATTTTATTTTATCGAAGTAAATCCCCGCGTTCAGGTTGAGCATACCATTACAGAGATGGTTACGGGGATTGATATTGTACAATCGCAAATTATGATTGCTCAAGGATTCTCCTTACACGGAAAAGAAATTGGAATTCCAAAGCAAGAAGATATTTATTGTCATGGGTATGCAATCCAATCTCGTGTAACGACAGAAGATCCATCTAATCAGTTTATGCCGGATACAGGGAAAATTATGGCTTACCGTTCTGGCGGAGGTTTTGGGGTGCGCTTGGATGCAGGAAACGGATTCCAGGGCGCAATTATCACGCCGTTTTATGATTCCTTGCTCGTAAAGGTTTCAACTTGGGCTTTGTCTTACGAACAAGCGGCATCCAAAATGCTGAGAAACTTAAAAGAATTCCGTATTCGTGGAATTAAAACGAATATTGCGTTCCTTGAAAACGTTGTAACACACCAAAAGTTTTTATCTGGAGACTATGATACTTCCTTTATTGATACAAGCAGTGAACTCTTTGTTTTTCCAAAGCGTAAGGACAGAGGAACGAAGATGCTTTCATATATTGGCGCTACGACAATCAATGGCTTCCCAGGGCTTCAAAAACAGGAAAAACCGTTCTTTGACAAGCCGCGTATTCCAAAGTTTAAACTTTCAGAACCGATTCCTAATGGTACTAAACAGCTATTGGATGCTGAAGGACCAGAAGCAGTAGCACGCTGGGTAAAAGATCAAAAGAAACTTTTACTTACCGACACGACTTTCCGAGATGGCCACCAATCATTGCTGGCGACGCGTGTTCGTACGAATGACCTTCTGCACATTGCTGAACCGACAGCGAGATTATGGCCGGATATGTTTTCTTTAGAGATGTGGGGAGGAGCGACTTTTGATGTATCTTATCGCTTCCTAAATGAAGATCCGTGGGACCGCCTTATTAAACTTAGAGAAAAAGCACCAAATGTACTATTCCAAATGCTTTTACGAGCATCAAATGCGGTAGGCTATAAAAACTATCCAGATAATGTAGTTGAAGAATTTGTTAAAAAGTCAGCAATGGCTGGTATCGATGTTTTCCGTATCTTTGACAGCCTAAACTGGGTTGAAGGTATGAAAGTAGCAATCAGAGCCGTTCGTGAAACAGGAAAGATTGCTGAAGCGGCGATTTGTTATACAGGAGATATATTAGATCCGAGCAGAACAAAGTATGATCTAAACTATTATGTGAATCTAGCGAAAGAGCTTGAAGCAGAAGGAGCTCATATCTTAGCCATTAAAGATATGGCGGGTCTATTAAAGCCACAGGCTGCTTATGATCTAGTATCTGCACTTAAGCAATCAATCGATATTCCAATTCATCTGCATACACATGACACGAGTGGGAATGGAATCTATACTTACGCCAAAGCTGCTGAAGCTGGCGTGGATATCGTGGATGTTGCTGTAAGTTCTATGGCTGGACAAACATCACAGCCAAGCGCTAACTCTCTGTATTATGCATTAGCAGGTAATGAGAGACAGCCAGACTTAAATATTGATCATGCAAAACAACTTTCTTCTTACTGGGAAGATATTAGAAAGTATTATTCAGGATTTGAAAGCGGAATGCCTGCTCCCGATCCAGAAGTTTACGAACATGAGATGCCAGGAGGACAGTTTAGTAACCTTCAGCAGCAAGCAAAAGCTGTTGGCCTTGGCGACCGTTGGGATGAAGTGAAACAAATGTATCGCAGAGTTAATGATATGTTCGGCGATGTGGTAAAAGTTACTCCTTCTTCAAAAGTGGTAGGAGATATGGCATTATACATGGTTCAAAATAACTTAACTGAAGATGATGTTTATGATCGAGGAGAATCACTAGATTTCCCTGACTCTGTTGTAGAATTCTTTCAAGGGTACCTGGGACAGCCGTATGAAGGTTTTCCAAGAGAACTGCAGCGTATTGTACTAAAAGGAAGAGAACCTCTGACAGTGAGGCCAGGAGAGCTTTTAGAAGCTGCTGATTTTAATGATATAAAAGAAACCTTGTTTCATAAGATCAACCGTCAAGTTACAAGTTTTGATGTATTGGCATATGCGTTATACCCAAAAGTGTTCTTAGATCGTGAAAAGATGTATTCACAATTTGGTGATATTTCTGTCCTCGACACTCCAACTTTCTTCTATGGAATGAAGCTTGGGGAGGAAATTGAAGTTGAAATTGAACAAGGTAAGACGCTGATTGTTAAACTAGTCTCAATCGGTGAGGCTCAAACTGACGGATCTCGAGTACTTTACTTTGAACTAAACGGTCAATCACGTGAAATTGTGGTAATTGATGAAAGTGCAAAAGTAACGGTATCTGCCAAACAAAAAGTAGATCACTCAAACCCTTCTCAAATTGGTGCAAGTATGCCTGGAACTGTGATTAAAGTTTTAGTTGAAAAAGGGGAAAAAGTAAAAAAAGGTGATCACCTTATGATCACAGAAGCAATGAAGATGGAAACGACGGTACAAGCTCCATTTGACGGAACAGTTAAAGAAATATCTGTTCAAAACGGAGAAGGTATTGCGGCTGGAGATCTTCTTATCGAATTAATCAAATAA
- the typA gene encoding translational GTPase TypA has product MNRRDDLRNIAIIAHVDHGKTTLVDKLLHQSGTFRDNEQVNERAMDSNALERERGITILAKNTAINYNEKRINIMDTPGHADFGGEVERIMKMVDGVLLVVDAYEGCMPQTRFVLKKALEQKLTPIVVVNKIDRDFARPEEVVDEVIDLFIELGAEEDQLEFPVVYASALKGTASMDPSKQDEDMTALLDTIIDTIPAPEDNSAEPLQFQVTMLDYNDYLGRIGIGRVFRGTIKVGQAVSLMKLDGSVKKFRVTKLFGFLGLKRIEINEAKAGDLIAVSGMEEINVGETVCPEGQEEALPVLRIDEPTLKMTFLVNNSPFAGREGKYVTSRKIEERLMSELETDVSLRVENTDSPDVWTVSGRGELHLSILIENLRREGFELQVSKPEVIVREIDGVKCEPVEHVQIDIPEEYTGAIMESLGDRKGEMKNMVNNGSGQVRLEFMVPARGLIGYTTEFLTQTRGYGILNHTFDSYQPMVAGNVGGRRQGVLVSMENGKASQYGIMGVEDRGTIFIEPGTEVYMGMIVGEHTRENDITVNIVKVKQMTNMRSANKDQTVSMKKPRIMSLEEALEYLNDDEYCEVTPESIRLRKKVLDKNERERVEKKKKLAQG; this is encoded by the coding sequence TTGAATAGAAGAGATGATTTACGCAATATAGCAATTATTGCCCACGTTGACCATGGTAAAACGACATTGGTGGACAAATTGCTTCATCAATCAGGAACATTCCGTGACAATGAACAAGTTAATGAACGTGCTATGGATTCCAATGCTTTAGAACGCGAGCGCGGAATTACAATCTTAGCTAAAAATACAGCAATTAACTATAACGAGAAACGCATTAATATCATGGACACTCCTGGACATGCCGATTTCGGTGGTGAAGTGGAACGTATCATGAAAATGGTTGATGGTGTTCTGCTTGTGGTTGATGCATACGAAGGATGTATGCCACAAACTCGTTTCGTATTGAAAAAAGCACTTGAGCAAAAGTTAACACCTATCGTAGTTGTAAATAAAATTGACCGTGATTTTGCACGTCCAGAAGAAGTTGTAGATGAAGTAATCGATCTATTTATTGAACTGGGTGCTGAAGAAGATCAATTAGAATTTCCTGTTGTATATGCATCAGCACTTAAAGGGACTGCTTCAATGGACCCGAGCAAGCAAGATGAAGATATGACAGCTCTGCTTGATACGATTATCGACACGATTCCTGCACCAGAAGATAACAGTGCTGAGCCGCTTCAGTTCCAAGTTACGATGCTTGATTACAACGACTATCTTGGACGTATCGGTATTGGCCGTGTATTCCGTGGAACGATTAAAGTAGGTCAGGCCGTTTCATTAATGAAGCTTGATGGATCAGTTAAAAAGTTCCGTGTTACAAAGCTGTTTGGTTTCTTAGGCCTAAAGCGTATTGAAATCAACGAAGCAAAAGCGGGAGATTTGATTGCTGTTTCTGGAATGGAAGAGATCAACGTTGGGGAAACAGTTTGTCCTGAAGGCCAAGAGGAAGCCCTTCCTGTTCTTCGTATCGATGAGCCAACTTTGAAGATGACTTTCTTAGTTAACAACTCACCGTTCGCTGGCCGTGAAGGTAAATATGTAACAAGCCGTAAAATTGAAGAGCGCTTAATGTCAGAGCTTGAAACAGACGTAAGTCTTCGTGTTGAAAACACGGATTCTCCAGATGTATGGACAGTTTCTGGCCGTGGTGAGCTTCACCTTTCAATCTTAATTGAGAACTTAAGACGTGAAGGATTTGAACTTCAAGTATCAAAACCTGAAGTTATCGTTCGTGAAATTGACGGCGTAAAATGTGAGCCGGTTGAACATGTTCAAATTGACATTCCAGAAGAGTACACTGGTGCTATCATGGAATCTTTAGGTGATCGTAAAGGTGAAATGAAAAATATGGTGAACAATGGTTCTGGACAAGTTCGTCTTGAATTCATGGTTCCTGCTCGCGGATTAATCGGATATACGACTGAATTCTTAACTCAAACTCGCGGTTACGGTATCCTAAACCATACGTTTGACAGCTATCAGCCGATGGTAGCAGGAAACGTTGGTGGACGTCGCCAAGGTGTATTGGTTTCAATGGAAAACGGAAAAGCATCTCAATACGGAATCATGGGTGTTGAAGACCGCGGTACGATCTTTATTGAGCCAGGAACAGAAGTATACATGGGTATGATCGTTGGGGAGCACACTCGTGAAAATGATATTACGGTTAACATCGTAAAAGTGAAGCAGATGACTAATATGCGTTCTGCGAATAAAGACCAAACAGTAAGCATGAAGAAACCTCGTATCATGTCTTTAGAAGAAGCGCTAGAATACTTGAACGATGACGAGTATTGTGAAGTAACACCTGAGAGCATTCGTCTTCGTAAGAAAGTTCTTGATAAGAACGAACGTGAAAGAGTAGAGAAGAAAAAGAAGCTTGCTCAAGGCTAA
- the ftsW gene encoding putative lipid II flippase FtsW — translation MNNVKKAVRPYDYSLIVAVLLLCSAGLVMIYSASIGVTINKYDYSSSFFFTRQLIFLLAGLGLMYFTMRFNVQIYKKMMMPIVLVSILVLVAVLLFGREVNNAKSWLYIGPIGIQPAEFIKLTLAIYLAAIYSKKQGKMQDFKKGVIPPLTIFAIMFLLILRQPDLGTGIIVSGVAGIILFCSGIKFKHIFSMVALAGIAGLGIFLRLSDEQLSRFDAAYAPFKDPAGDGYQLVNGYISIAAGGMTGSGLGESVQKYGFLPEPHTDFIIAIIAEELGFIGVFLIILLLGYIVLKGFWIGMQSNDTYTSLLAFGISGMIGIQTVVNLGAAVGLLPITGVPLPFISYGGSSLLLFLTSMGILINISAKVNLNKKVPDRQPEVNKKIRAIM, via the coding sequence GTGAACAACGTGAAAAAAGCAGTAAGACCCTATGACTATTCTTTGATAGTAGCCGTACTATTATTGTGCAGTGCTGGATTAGTCATGATCTACAGCGCGAGTATAGGGGTAACAATCAATAAGTATGATTACAGCAGCAGTTTTTTCTTCACGAGACAGCTAATCTTTTTGCTTGCTGGATTAGGGCTTATGTATTTTACGATGAGATTCAATGTCCAAATCTATAAAAAGATGATGATGCCGATTGTCTTAGTATCAATCCTTGTGTTAGTTGCAGTATTATTGTTTGGCCGAGAAGTAAATAACGCTAAAAGCTGGCTTTACATAGGTCCAATTGGTATTCAGCCTGCGGAATTTATAAAATTAACTTTAGCCATCTATTTAGCTGCGATCTATTCAAAGAAACAAGGTAAGATGCAAGACTTTAAAAAAGGGGTCATACCGCCTTTAACCATTTTCGCGATAATGTTTCTATTGATACTCAGACAGCCCGATTTAGGTACAGGCATAATAGTATCAGGAGTTGCAGGCATTATTCTTTTCTGTTCTGGTATTAAGTTTAAACATATTTTCTCAATGGTTGCATTAGCCGGTATTGCTGGATTAGGGATATTTCTCCGATTAAGTGATGAACAGTTATCCCGTTTTGACGCTGCATATGCTCCGTTTAAAGATCCTGCAGGTGATGGTTACCAGCTTGTAAATGGCTATATTTCTATAGCTGCAGGTGGAATGACAGGCTCTGGGTTAGGTGAGAGTGTTCAAAAATACGGTTTTCTCCCTGAACCGCATACTGATTTTATTATCGCAATCATTGCTGAAGAACTAGGGTTTATCGGAGTGTTTTTAATCATTCTGTTATTGGGGTATATCGTGTTAAAAGGATTCTGGATTGGAATGCAAAGTAATGATACATACACAAGTCTATTAGCGTTCGGTATTTCTGGCATGATTGGCATCCAAACGGTTGTTAATCTTGGAGCCGCTGTAGGGCTGCTTCCTATTACAGGAGTACCACTGCCGTTTATTTCCTACGGGGGTTCATCCCTTCTTTTGTTTCTAACATCGATGGGGATTCTTATAAACATATCTGCAAAAGTAAATCTGAACAAAAAAGTACCTGACAGACAGCCTGAAGTAAATAAAAAGATAAGAGCTATTATGTAA
- a CDS encoding PhoH family protein: MLNKRYVLDTNVLLQDPYSIQSFGDSEVIIPAVVLEEVDSKKRYMDEIGRNAREVSRLIDRVRQNGQLHKGVPLENGGTLRVELNHKSFKRLQETFVEPTNDNRILAVTLNLKQEEEEKKSGIKVILVSKDVLVRVKADALGIEAEDFLSDRVIDKNDQTYTGYKEIYVQGDLLNKFYEKNELQLIELSGHSFHPHQFVILKDVFRSSVSALGKVDENGKTLKPLRYDSEQIWGIRARNVQQKMAFELLLRKDLPLVTLIGKAGTGKTLITLAAALLQTEDLKDYIKLFIARPIVPVGKDIGYLPGEKEEKLKPWMQPVYDNLEYLFNTKKSGELEKILAGIGSIHVEALTYIRGRSLPDQFIIIDEAQNLTKHEVKTILTRVGEGSKIVLLGDPQQIDHPYLDEFTNGLTYVVEKFKDQALSGHVRLEKGERSSLAQIAADLL, translated from the coding sequence ATGTTGAATAAACGATACGTCCTTGATACGAACGTGCTGTTGCAGGATCCTTATTCAATACAATCCTTTGGAGATAGTGAAGTGATCATTCCTGCAGTTGTTTTAGAAGAAGTGGATTCAAAAAAACGTTACATGGACGAAATTGGAAGAAATGCTCGCGAAGTATCACGTTTAATTGATCGTGTGAGACAAAACGGCCAGCTGCATAAAGGAGTTCCACTTGAGAATGGCGGTACACTTCGAGTAGAGCTCAACCATAAATCATTTAAAAGACTTCAGGAAACTTTTGTGGAACCTACAAACGATAATCGGATATTAGCTGTTACATTGAATTTAAAACAAGAAGAAGAGGAGAAAAAGAGCGGTATAAAAGTCATTTTGGTCTCGAAAGATGTTCTTGTCCGAGTAAAAGCTGATGCTCTAGGAATAGAAGCAGAAGACTTTTTAAGCGACAGAGTAATCGATAAGAATGATCAGACGTATACGGGCTATAAAGAAATTTATGTGCAAGGCGACCTTCTGAATAAGTTTTATGAAAAAAATGAGCTTCAGCTGATTGAACTCTCAGGACATTCATTTCACCCACACCAATTCGTCATTTTAAAAGACGTTTTCAGGTCTTCCGTTTCTGCATTAGGAAAAGTTGATGAAAATGGTAAAACACTAAAACCATTGAGATATGATTCTGAGCAGATCTGGGGAATACGAGCAAGAAATGTTCAGCAGAAAATGGCGTTCGAGTTGCTTCTTCGAAAAGATTTGCCTCTTGTTACGCTCATCGGAAAAGCGGGTACCGGAAAAACGCTGATCACGCTTGCTGCGGCACTTCTTCAGACTGAGGATTTAAAAGACTATATTAAGTTGTTTATCGCCCGTCCTATCGTACCTGTTGGGAAAGATATCGGTTATCTTCCAGGAGAAAAAGAAGAAAAGTTAAAGCCTTGGATGCAGCCGGTGTATGATAACTTAGAATATTTATTTAACACAAAAAAGTCTGGAGAATTGGAGAAGATCCTTGCAGGTATAGGCTCTATTCATGTTGAAGCGCTCACTTATATTCGCGGCAGAAGTTTGCCAGATCAATTTATTATTATTGATGAAGCACAAAATTTAACCAAACATGAAGTGAAAACGATTTTGACGAGGGTGGGTGAAGGCAGTAAGATCGTTTTGCTCGGTGATCCGCAGCAGATCGACCATCCTTATCTTGATGAGTTTACCAATGGATTAACATATGTCGTGGAAAAGTTTAAAGATCAAGCGCTAAGCGGACATGTTCGTTTAGAAAAGGGTGAGCGTTCGTCGCTTGCTCAGATTGCAGCTGATTTGCTATAA
- a CDS encoding YlaH-like family protein, with translation MALLLGIENDPVRAFLLLYLIITVLSIIVFKLGFAKKLPPLKSAVIYLFLIIGCMPLAFFGIGLPVAEGLIVAALILIIYKVRLYQSKKENS, from the coding sequence ATGGCATTGCTGCTAGGGATTGAAAACGACCCTGTCAGAGCTTTTCTGCTGTTATATTTAATCATTACAGTGCTTAGTATAATTGTTTTTAAGCTAGGATTCGCAAAAAAACTGCCGCCTTTAAAGTCCGCAGTGATCTATCTCTTTTTAATAATCGGATGTATGCCTCTTGCGTTCTTTGGAATCGGCTTGCCGGTAGCAGAGGGACTTATTGTAGCTGCACTCATCTTGATTATTTACAAAGTCAGATTGTATCAAAGCAAAAAAGAAAATAGCTGA
- a CDS encoding DUF5325 family protein, protein MNIIFFIIALLTALAISGIGIAIGEKSWLIFFISIVSVFLLMGYGFSLKKKQRERS, encoded by the coding sequence ATGAATATTATTTTTTTTATCATTGCACTTTTAACCGCACTTGCAATTAGCGGCATTGGGATCGCTATCGGCGAGAAAAGCTGGTTAATCTTTTTTATATCAATCGTTTCTGTTTTTCTGCTTATGGGATATGGATTTTCTCTTAAAAAAAAGCAAAGAGAGCGTTCTTAA
- a CDS encoding YhcN/YlaJ family sporulation lipoprotein yields the protein MKILRIVAVLSAFFVLFGCMNDKNDNAQTDQNTPRLTKVNQTANSKKPEQPKGSQEISKHLVGLATGIPGVEDATAVVLGPYAVVGIDVDRKLDNSRVGSIKYSVAESLKNDPNGKNAVVTADPDTVERLRQMGRQIRQGHPIGGIMKELAGIVGRLMPQVPHSIQTKKPSPTETNNSQLNKKEEKQLKNQQQKQEKSQKNQPQRLNES from the coding sequence ATGAAAATATTACGTATTGTTGCCGTCCTTAGTGCGTTTTTCGTACTGTTTGGATGCATGAACGATAAGAACGATAATGCACAAACTGATCAGAACACACCACGGCTAACAAAAGTAAATCAAACAGCAAACAGCAAAAAGCCTGAACAGCCAAAAGGATCTCAAGAAATTTCTAAACACCTAGTAGGATTAGCTACGGGTATCCCTGGGGTTGAGGACGCAACTGCAGTCGTACTAGGACCTTATGCAGTCGTTGGGATAGATGTTGATCGAAAGCTTGATAATTCACGTGTAGGATCTATTAAGTACTCAGTAGCAGAATCATTAAAGAATGATCCAAATGGCAAAAACGCGGTTGTTACAGCTGATCCTGACACTGTTGAAAGGCTTCGTCAGATGGGTAGACAGATTCGCCAAGGCCATCCAATCGGCGGAATCATGAAAGAGTTAGCAGGTATTGTGGGACGCTTAATGCCTCAAGTTCCACATAGCATTCAAACGAAAAAGCCGTCACCAACAGAAACAAACAACAGCCAGTTAAATAAAAAGGAAGAAAAGCAGCTTAAGAATCAACAGCAGAAACAGGAAAAGTCTCAAAAAAACCAGCCACAGCGATTGAATGAAAGCTGA